The DNA window tgtatatgtgaatgcatatatttttttgtttggaattaGAAACACAATAACCAGGGAAATAAGTTGTAGAATTTGGGAACGAATATCAGCTTTGATACTTCTCATGCATTATAGTTGTTAACCCATTTCCTACCATTCTTAAAAGTCTGACAACATCTGACCAACAACAGGTCAAAAAAATGTTCCTCTCTCACAAGGGAATGTCCTTTGTTCTACCAAAATTATTAGGTCTACATGAACTATTAGCAGTATTGAATCCTATACCAAGCCAAATGTATGGCCTTTCAAAGATATAATAACTTTTAAGGACTAAGAATTAGTAGTTCATCTTAGGAATCAGAAAGGGATCACTTTTCTAAAGCACGCAAAGTATCAGCCTGCAAAGATACTGAACTTTAAATCTCCAAGTCCAATACAAAGACATGAGTGAATTGCCTTAGCTATCTACAGACTAGggaataacaaaaagaaaaatttaaagttGCATCAGTAAACAGCAACAAGAACTGGTTAAGTTATAAGAGAGATTGATGGAAAGCTGTTCTATCACagtcaaaatacaaaatatattgctAACACAACACAAGCCTGGGGGCAACCGAGTTGAATTTGCCCCAAGTACATTTTCGGGGAGGGCTAAATCTAATGAAAGAGTTTATGGACTTGATCCATGAAGCAGCCACTTGCTACCTAAATGCCAGAAAATTTGGGCTGGTATCCAAAGCCACCAGCTCACAGAGTATAGAGCGATATAAAACTCAAAGCCTTCAGTGGAAGTCTGCCTCCAATGGATAAAAGCCTAGCCAAAGAAAACTGCACAGACAcatctgaaatgctgtttgGCTTTGGAGTTGCAGGTCTCTGTCTTGACTCAGGGAAACTGCTTTTACCTTCCTCAAGATTGAAATTAGGAAATGcattctgaaaaatgtgttttcatccCTATAAAGTCAGAGCAGCTCTCTGAGTCAAGCAGAAGACATTAATACCAGAAGCAAGCTAAGTTTGAAATCAAAAGGCACTTGCAGAACTGTGTGGCGCTCTCAATCTCATGCGTCCAGTTCAAATTAATCATTTGCTGAAGCCCTaactacttctttttttaaaataataaaatgtatggGTTGGTCATAGATATTTCCAAGACAGCTGGAAGATGGGCTCTGCCTAGCAGCataccttttaaaagaaagtaactGTGATACTGCATTCTTATTCAAATCTCCTACTTCTCTGCTAGATTAAACGTAATTATCCTGAATGTAAATATAAGAGAGTTCAATAAAGcttaaaaactaaacaaagcaaaaactccaaacacaaaataaatattttagaacttTTATAAAAGGAGAATTATTAtgcttctgtaaaaaaaaaaaaaaaacaaaaaaaatccatatttgaCAGGAAGACCAAAAAGAAATTCTTATAAACattgaaaaaatgaatggaagttTCAGTACTTTAGCAATAGACCTGTGATGGGACACACAATGAAATTATCAGGAATCAAGCTTAAACACcagcatatgaaaaaaaataaaaaaaatgcttaattcAAATTGTAGAAGTGTtgttacaaaacatttcaaagatcAAAAGCATAAAcaggttaaaaagaaattagCTATCAATGAAGCATAAGACTAATCAGAGAAAATAGCTGCTAAatctttttgcaaataaaatctttattttgccAAGCCTTGCTTTAGCTATGCTGATAAAGTATCCCTTTATACACTCATggttctgtattttctctaaaTATCTGCAGTTAGCCATCTCCAAAGACATGAGTGATAGGCTATACGAGTTATGCAGTAGTGTCTGAACCAGAGACTGCAAAGCTGCAGATTTTAACGGTAActtcaacacagaaaacaatgcaaCAGTAATCCCAGCACCAGAAAGCTAGAACCTCTTGCTGTAACTTGCTACTTCAAAGAACTTCTAACCTGTCCCTTCAAATCTGTAATTAGGTTCTTCTCCCCCATCACCACACAAGTTTGCTGTACTGCATCAGAAACTCACCATCTTGAACTACTTCTTCATCAGAGTCTCCTTTAGACTTTGTATATTCTAATGTGTAAGAGAGTCCATTGCATCCTCTTGTACGAACACCTACTTTCACACctacctgaaaaaaacacaacccagaAACATAGAAAAAAGTCATTCTTAAGCCTGTTCTGCAGTACCTAGATAAAACAGACAGAACACAAGATGCTGCCATCTGTCCTACACTACCCCAAAGACAGTGCTAAACCAGAAGTGCATTAGTATTATAGATTAAGAGGTaacactttttcccttttacaaaATTGACTGCTAAGGTAAGGGTAAGTATCAGATGATTACAACTGTGGACCAAGctctaaagtatttttaaaaaaagtcttgaagTAAAATAGAAGTAACAATAAACTATTGCCTCTCCTGTAGGTGCCTCCTCTCATAAAGACGGTGaaattttaaacatgtttttgtgACTTCAAGTTAAAGATTATTCAGATGCTAATTCAGGCACTATTTTAAGATTatttacagtaatttatttatgaagCTGTGAGGCCAGGCCAAGGGCAGTGGCTAGATTTTTACATTCCTTCTCTAATGACCATCAGAAAACTTTTACTTCAATACAAAGTCctgaaagaaattacttttatttcttcattaccCCTACTGCCATCCACCTGTAAAGCTCGATCCCTTCCTTACACCAAACACGTCCGTTTGTTTCATGCTTTAATCCTTGTTGAAAGCCAACACAGATGGTATATTTGTAACCACTGACAGCTATCCAACACAGCCTTCTATGTCTGACAAAAAGGGTATCTGTGCAGGTAAAGAACTAAGGTAAGGTGGCACGGAACCAGAAAACTGTATGTGCACAAGAATCTTTCAAAAGTGGCTGTTCCATTTTCAGCACACAACTGCTTCAtaattaaataggaaaaatatgctGTCTATCCACATAATCAATGTTATGATAAAAACGTATCAAAACATCATCACTCGCCACCAAGTGGGACTTCAGACAAACAATGTATGATCTGTCCAGACTAAACAGCTctctctgcaggagctgctaGATAAAAATACGCTGGAAAACAGGAACACCATCTATAACAAGGAGGTGACTGACCAGCTAAGCTGTGGGCTTTGGGCTTCCTTATGATGGTTTAAAGTGTTAGAACAAAGAGTCTAGATAGGTGCAGATGTACAGGAAGCAAGAGAAACAATGGGCTTTGTACCAAAGTTGGAAGAGAAATATACTTCTTGAAATAGTACTTGCTGTGAAGCAGAAAACCTAACGCTTGTTTTTATAATggtcagaaagcaaaactgcgtttttttcctatgaagaaaaagatgacaaGCTCAGTTACATTGTAAAATGGTGATTATTTATACATAAAGGCTCCCTCtctaaaatatatgaatatatatacatattatatatatattcacacaaatatataatatttataatatattacaATATGAatcatacatatatacaatatatttgtttaaatataaataatatataaaaatacatgtatatatgttttatatatacatatatataaagaaaaatgcattttctgtcaaGTTTCTCAAGAATTGTATGTTTTCCAATGGGTATTAATCTAGCTTTGTAATTATTTACTTCACAGTGAGAATTCCTACAAAAACTAATTGGTAACATCCTAATATTAACAGTTGAAGATCTCTGGTCCTACCAGAAGTCATGATTATGCCACATtagaaaacttaattaaaaaatagcttaaaaatactttgaagcTTAACCTTTTTCTTCACCTTTATCTATCTCAAAAGTAAGCGTACAATGAAATGTCATTACAGTTATTTCctgcattttataaaaaaaaaatgacactgaaTAAACAAGCTTACACATTCCCCTCCAAACAAAAGACACCAACATCTCTAAATTCCTTAGCACATTCCTTAATACCTCAGCACTATTTATCGGGTGGCCTTGTTTACACTTACATGCTCAGGTTTATCTTTAAGAAGTTGTTTTATCTTCTGCACGGCTGATGGggtctgaaaaagaaaaatatgcacatcaatttgaaatgttcctttttatttgtagTGAACACCTGCACATACTAAAAAGCATGTAACATACTTACATGTATTGTAAAAATTTCTGACTGTGTGCAACCTAATTTTGTCTCACgtttcagcttctttttctaTCTGACACATCCACCTTCAGCACCAGCCATCTGTCAGTGCTGACTAGCCTATGGGAGCGTGAGATACACTCTTAtgggagtgtagtgataggacaaaggcAATGGCTTCAAACTAAAAGACAGTAAGTTTAGACTAAATATTGGGAGGAAATTCACTACCatgagggcggtgaggccctggcacaagctgcccagagaagctgtggatgccccatccctggaggtgctcaaggccaggctggatggggctttgggcagcctggtctggtgggaggtgtccctgcccatggcacggGGTTGGAATTAAgagatctttaaggtcccttccaacccaaaccatcctgtggTGTACTTGAATCTGATGGCTGATCTCAAGATGTTTACCCTCCTGTAAGACTGCTGAGCCTAACCCACGCAGCACACAGCGCCTGTTTACTTCCTTCCCCACGCACACTGCCAGCCAACAGACACCTCGAGAACTTCACCCCGTGACAGCAGCTTGTTTTCCCAAGGTCACTGCTACAATTCACTACATTAACTCTGTTCGCGTGGAACTTTTATCCAACACACATTACAAACGAGGATGAACTAGGCACAGAAAATTTACGGACctcttccttcccacccccccaccctcccccacccctccaACGCCCGCCGTGCCCGCAGCGTGTCGAccccagcccccctccccccccccccatggccGTTAACGGCTCGCCCCCCCCAGCCGTTAACGGCTggcccccgccgcgcccgccccgcATCCCCGCCCCGGCGGCTGTCGCCGGGCACTGACCAGCGTGAGGGCGGCGCGcgtggcctgcagcttcctcttGCTGACGGCGCGCACCGTGGCCCGCACCACCGACGAGGCCATGGCCCCCCCGCGCTGCCCTCGGCCATGGGCACCGCCGACGTCACGCCGTGACGgggccgccgcgccgcgccctGGCGGCGGCCGCCCTCATTGGCCGAGGGGCTGTGATGGGCGGGGGGAGGAGCCGCCCCTCCGGCGTCGCCCCGCCTTCCGCGGCCGTGCTGCGCCACCGGGGCCTCGCTGAGGCGGCGGGCGGGTGCTGGCGGCGATAGGCGGCGATAGGGGGCGATAGGGGGCGATAGGAGGCGATAGGCGGCGCCCGGCGCTCCCATACCCCCCGGGGAGGAGCGCAGTAGCAGGGAGGGCGGCGGCTGAGCGGCTGCTGGTGGAGGCGCTGGGCAGCGTTTCGCGATAGCTCCCGGGCGCTCAGCCAGCTCCGGCAAAGCGGGGACGACGCAGCCGTGGCTTTCGATGTCGTGACGGCTGCCGGCTGCTCGCCTCCGCCGGGATAATCCGTTACAGCCCTGCTGTAACGTCACTGTACAAAGCCCAGACACAAGCACCGTGCCCCACCGTGCCTCGTCACCACATCTCCTTCAGGCCCCTGGCGCTCCGACAGCCAGcttcagaagttttaaattgctttaaaatacttattttatttttttaaagtgtatttatttattatttcatacaTGATTGTACCTGTTCTCTCGAACACTAGAACTAAGGCACAGCACTTCTACCTCAACTATGAAAGCAGATACCAAGTgtataaaattgcattttctttagctATACAAAACTTGGGCACACATCCTCACCTAAAACACACCCACCTGTGGGCGCGGGGGCTCATATTCATTGTTAGTCCAAAGCTTCAGTCAGCAAGACGAGTGCTTCCAAGCTGTAAAGTTGTGTACAAATGCACACCCACCATTACCATCCACCATGCTGGCATAAATTGCTTCGCCTTCTTGTATTTCCCCAGGGAGCTTCCAATCACCATTCAGCAGAAAGGTGACTGAAGTATCTCAGCGTATAAAACTGAGCATAGGCtagaaaaacagccttttgtTAAGGTGCTTTTTATCATCAGTACAATGCCAAAAGAAGATAAAGGTAAAATCAGTATTAAGATCTAAGTAGTTCAAGCAAACAATAAGAAATATTATTGATAACTTCATTACGATGGGAAAAAGTATATTCTTCACTAGCAAGGCCATTTTTGATGCAGTTTCTGCAGGTCTTATAAGACTGTGATTGgtttaaaaaaggaagtattGTGtactaaaaatgtttaaataaaatattaaatgaatgaCAAACCTGTTTTAAATACATCTATAAAGCAACTCTCACAAGAACAACTGGATTGGAAAAGCTGGCTCTGTAGTCTgaacactttcttttaaaaggaactATGAATTAAGGTAGGTATCTAGATAACTATTAAACTAAGATTAAATTGCTGATTTAAGAAAGACAGTTAGCTCTGCTGCATACCTGAGAGAGAACttcttctttcatctttattcAGCACTTATAACTGAGTAATCATAGCACAAGACATTTTCCAACTGTTGAAACAAGGATGTCAAGAGCACAACAgcactttgaaacaaaaaaatcacagcaaacaGCACAGTGGATAGTGTTCATTGTGTAGTCTTTAGGGAGACTGAATATAACAGTGTTACTGAATATACAAGTGGTAAAGAAGAAATCTTCTAAACTACttgtttcttaatatttattacattcTATAGTAGTATTTAGCTGTAAATTAATAGTTCAGTTTATTACTATGAgttttgatgctgttttttttttttagaaactttttaTTAATGCAgtgcatctcttttttttttctatatatgtgAAAAGTCACTCCCTTGAGAATATACTCCCAATAAGGCAAGAAGGCTCTTGgataaaaagaaagttattgAGAACCTAActattattttactttgatttctAGTCATAGAAGGatttgggtgggaaggggccttaaagaccacacagttccaaccccctgccatgggcagggacacctcccaccagaccaggctgcccaaagccccatccagcctggccttgaacacctccaggggtggggcacccacagcttctctgggcagcctgtgccactgcctcgCCACTCTCTgcgtgaagaatttcttccttaaatctAGTCTAAACCTActgtcttttagtttaaagccattactccttgtcctatcgctacactccctgacaaagagtccctccccagctttcctgtaggccccctttaggtactggaaggctgctgtaaggtctccccagagccctctcttctccacgctgaacaaccccaactccctcagcctgtcttcataggatAAGCCCTATGGAGAaggctccagccctctgatcattcttgtggccctcctctgggcttgctctaacaggtccacgtccttcttgtgctggaggtcccagggctgaacacagtgctccaggcgggatctcacaagagcagagtagggTGGGGGTGAATCCCcttccctcaccctgctggccacgctgcttttgatgcagcccagaatacagttggctttctgggctgctaGTGCACATTGCCGGCTTATGTTGAGCTTCTgatcaaccaacacccccaggtccctgaCTGCAGGGCTGGTCTCAGTCCATTcgctgcccagcctgtatttatGCTTGGGACTGCCCCGGCCCAGatacaggaccttgcacttggccttgttgaacttcatgaggttcacataGGAgcacctctcaggcctgtccaggtccctctggatggcatcccttccctccagtgtgttgactGCAACCCACAGCTCAGTGTCATCAggaaacttgctgagggtgcaccccatcccactgtccatgtcactgacacGAAGTTAAACTGCGCTGGTCCCAGTACCGACCCCTGAGAAACACCACTCGTTCCTGAACTCCACGTGGACACTGAACAATTGACCACAACTCTGAGTGAGACCACCCAaccaattccttacccaccgagtggtccatccaCCAAATCCacgtctctccaatttagagacaaggatggCATGTAGGGGCAATGTCAAATGCTTCACTGAAGTCCAGGTAATTACAAATCCCTTCACTAAATTTTACAACATACAAATCCAGTAGATATGCTCATCATCATCAACAGCCTCATCATCTGTGTTTATTCTCTGTAATGCATCATTGTGTTAGTAAGTTATGACTGTGCTCTTTAACTATAGTTTAGGCAAAGACATTTACTAGTCATTTGTGTAATGCCTGTACTGTGCAGCCCAACTTTAGAGGTTTTATTCTAGGGCTATGCCATTGGTAACTATACAGACTTAGTAGTTGTGtaaggaagcagcagcttcaaAGTGACAAGACTGGTAATCTACAGAACAGTTTGCAATTGGATGTGAGTTTAGAATCTcacattttttaagttttactgttaaattacaaaatatcaCAACGGGAAGAGGGTGagtatgtataaatattatttatttcattttaaaaataccttctaTTTGTGAGATTGTGCCTTAGTCTCCTGGAGGTTTATACAGGTAATTCCCATCAGCAAAAAATGAAGTCTCAACAGAATACTAAAACCATACAGAAGGCATGTCAGCCTTTCTACTTTTTGGGGTATGAa is part of the Cygnus olor isolate bCygOlo1 chromosome Z, bCygOlo1.pri.v2, whole genome shotgun sequence genome and encodes:
- the ISCA1 gene encoding iron-sulfur cluster assembly 1 homolog, mitochondrial encodes the protein MASSVVRATVRAVSKRKLQATRAALTLTPSAVQKIKQLLKDKPEHVGVKVGVRTRGCNGLSYTLEYTKSKGDSDEEVVQDGVRVFIEKKAQLTLLGTEMDYVEDKLSSEFVFNNPNIKGTCGCGESFNI